One genomic window of Limnothrix sp. FACHB-406 includes the following:
- a CDS encoding Uma2 family endonuclease, translating into MIAQLDKHPQSLVVYSPEAYLDREVNSDQRHEYRDGVIIPMTGGTPNHNDITGNLYIVLKLALRHRNYRVFQADQRLWIPERRMYTYPDVMVLPKPIELQAGRKDTVTNPLLIAEVLSRSTRNYDGGEKFAAYRTIPSFQEYLLIDQYEMRVEQFIKLEDCEWRFLEYRKPESTLQLKTVELTLQLTDLYSNIDFSEMDLSTDELAMDQPEDQQNI; encoded by the coding sequence CTTGATCGGGAAGTCAACAGCGATCAGCGTCACGAATACCGAGATGGAGTCATCATCCCCATGACTGGCGGAACCCCCAATCACAACGACATTACAGGAAATCTCTATATTGTCCTCAAGCTGGCACTCCGACATCGGAACTATCGTGTTTTCCAGGCTGATCAGCGGCTGTGGATTCCTGAGCGGCGGATGTATACCTATCCCGATGTGATGGTGTTGCCCAAGCCGATCGAACTGCAAGCGGGTCGCAAAGATACGGTAACGAATCCCTTGCTGATTGCAGAAGTGTTGTCCAGATCTACTCGCAACTATGATGGGGGCGAAAAATTTGCCGCCTATCGCACCATTCCCAGCTTTCAGGAATATCTCCTAATTGACCAATACGAAATGCGCGTTGAGCAATTCATCAAATTAGAAGATTGTGAGTGGCGATTTTTGGAATATCGCAAGCCTGAATCTACCCTTCAGCTCAAAACTGTTGAATTAACTTTGCAATTAACTGATCTTTATAGCAATATTGATTTTTCGGAAATGGATTTATCGACTGATGAGCTGGCGATGGATCAGCCGGAAGATCAACAGAATATTTGA
- a CDS encoding peroxiredoxin-like family protein, which yields MDSCYPILQNCQRERVSDGAIVPVLEGCDRAAKILFIALPQLGDFDSLEYAWWLRREADRLRDHEIVLRAVGIGDRSSGEKFCDYTGFPAEALSIDPTADLHQELGLYGGLTRSWLGLRSGQSAWVNLMLMCAGLGSPGTLAEVFRGYRGDRAAPQLIADDETIDTKLLPPMKGEFFALAGGRGFQRPFELATLRLRNMVEVLSHWNRYVPDAQYMTQRGGTFVFDRAGTLLYEHRDRGILGFAANMANPLAFLDQLEPPNLNPSQAATVGDPA from the coding sequence ATGGATTCTTGCTACCCAATTTTGCAAAATTGCCAGCGTGAACGTGTGAGTGACGGCGCGATCGTCCCTGTTTTGGAGGGGTGCGATCGGGCAGCCAAAATTCTGTTTATTGCTCTGCCTCAATTGGGGGATTTTGATAGCTTGGAATATGCCTGGTGGTTGCGTCGGGAGGCCGATCGCCTGCGTGATCATGAAATTGTGCTGCGGGCTGTGGGGATTGGCGATCGCTCCTCGGGGGAAAAATTTTGTGATTACACGGGGTTTCCCGCCGAAGCGCTGTCGATCGATCCCACGGCGGATCTCCATCAAGAATTGGGGTTGTATGGCGGCTTGACCCGATCGTGGTTGGGCTTGCGATCGGGTCAAAGTGCTTGGGTGAATTTGATGTTGATGTGTGCGGGGCTGGGCAGTCCGGGCACGCTGGCGGAGGTGTTTCGGGGTTACCGGGGCGATCGCGCCGCACCGCAGTTGATCGCTGACGACGAAACGATCGACACGAAATTACTGCCCCCGATGAAGGGTGAATTTTTTGCCCTGGCCGGCGGGCGGGGGTTTCAGCGTCCCTTTGAGCTGGCTACCTTGCGACTGCGAAATATGGTGGAAGTGTTGAGCCACTGGAATCGCTACGTTCCCGATGCTCAATACATGACCCAACGGGGGGGAACCTTTGTGTTCGATCGCGCCGGGACGTTGCTTTATGAACACCGCGATCGGGGAATTCTGGGCTTTGCCGCGAACATGGCTAATCCTTTGGCTTTCCTAGATCAGTTGGAACCGCCGAATTTGAACCCATCCCAGGCCGCGACGGTTGGCGACCCGGCTTAA
- a CDS encoding lipopolysaccharide assembly protein LapB encodes MAIQSLFQPRHRRLIGRSLGLLVWFGAIGLAPELAQASPLTLAQVSNSSNNPQLQDLIERGEQFVQRRDWESALVIYERAAQLDRDNARIYSGIGYVQAMRGNFAEAARAYQQATVLDPRNAEFFYALGFSFANTNDLEPALAAYYRAVQLDERHLNAHLGLGAVLYRQANYSGALQAYRQVLNLDPRNATAQEFVGLTLLKTGEVQQAIAALQAAQKLNPRRDSTYVSLGVAWLAAGNSTEATAAFAQAARLNPRNPTVHLQIGKILREQGDIPGALAAYQRAVSADGDSYDAQEALADLSLESGDVLVAIIGYRRLVELQPNTGMAHFKLGRALAKQGRNFEAREAFDRAAALGVPDAIAARDALPK; translated from the coding sequence ATGGCCATTCAATCCCTGTTTCAACCCCGCCACCGTCGGCTGATTGGGCGATCGCTGGGGTTACTGGTTTGGTTCGGGGCGATCGGGCTGGCCCCCGAGTTAGCCCAAGCCAGTCCCCTCACCCTGGCCCAAGTCAGCAACAGCAGCAATAATCCCCAACTTCAGGATCTGATTGAGCGGGGCGAGCAGTTTGTGCAGCGGCGCGATTGGGAATCGGCCTTGGTGATCTATGAACGGGCGGCCCAGCTTGATCGAGACAACGCCCGCATCTATTCCGGCATTGGCTATGTGCAAGCCATGCGCGGCAACTTCGCAGAAGCGGCCCGGGCCTATCAACAGGCAACGGTACTTGATCCGCGTAATGCTGAATTTTTCTATGCCCTTGGGTTCAGCTTCGCCAACACGAACGACCTGGAACCAGCCTTAGCCGCCTACTACCGTGCGGTGCAGTTGGATGAGCGCCACCTGAATGCCCATTTGGGGCTGGGAGCCGTGCTCTATCGCCAGGCCAACTACAGCGGCGCACTGCAAGCCTACCGTCAAGTTCTGAATCTGGATCCCCGGAATGCGACCGCCCAGGAGTTTGTGGGGCTAACCCTACTGAAGACCGGCGAAGTGCAACAGGCGATCGCGGCGTTGCAAGCGGCCCAAAAGCTGAACCCCCGCCGCGACAGCACCTATGTTTCGCTCGGGGTGGCCTGGTTGGCGGCCGGCAACAGCACGGAGGCCACGGCGGCTTTTGCCCAGGCAGCTCGACTGAATCCGCGAAATCCAACCGTTCATCTGCAAATTGGCAAAATTCTGCGGGAACAGGGCGATATTCCTGGAGCGCTCGCCGCCTATCAACGGGCGGTGTCGGCCGATGGAGATTCCTACGATGCCCAAGAGGCTCTGGCGGATCTGAGTTTGGAATCGGGCGATGTGTTGGTGGCGATTATTGGCTATCGGCGGTTGGTGGAGTTACAGCCCAACACGGGCATGGCTCACTTCAAATTAGGTCGCGCGTTGGCCAAGCAAGGGCGGAATTTTGAGGCCCGGGAAGCGTTCGATCGCGCGGCCGCCTTGGGGGTTCCCGATGCGATCGCCGCCCGTGATGCTCTGCCCAAGTGA
- the gltX gene encoding glutamate--tRNA ligase, translated as MSVRVRLAPSPTGNLHIGTARTAVFNWLYARRTGGTFVLRIEDTDTERSRPEFEANILEGLQWLGMNWDEGPFYQSKRNEFYKQAIQTLLDKGLAYRCYTTPEELEQLREGQKARNEAPRYDNRHRNLTPEQEAAFIAEGRQPVIRFKIDDKRTIAWNDRVRGTVTWKGFDLGGDMVVARAAGIDDVGQPLYNLAVVVDDIDMQITHVIRGEDHIANTAKQILLYEALGATVPEFAHTPLILNREGRKLSKRDGATSVSEFRNMGYLSEAIANYMTLLGWAPPEGMDEVFSLEQAAAQFEIDRVNKAGAKFDWDKLNWLNAQYLHKMPPAELLDRLIPYWQGAGYSFDPVADRPWLEALAGLLATAIVRLDQAPEAAKLFFSETVDYTDEAKAQLAQAGGAEILAALAAGLTDQPLDHDAAMALINQVVKSTGTKKGQVMRTLRATLMGAMQGPEMVPTWQILNQRGFDRARIAAGQAIAQG; from the coding sequence GTGTCCGTTCGCGTTCGCCTCGCTCCTAGCCCCACCGGAAATCTCCACATCGGCACGGCCCGCACCGCCGTTTTTAACTGGCTTTATGCTCGTCGCACGGGTGGCACCTTTGTGCTGCGGATTGAAGACACCGACACCGAGCGATCGCGCCCCGAATTTGAAGCCAACATCCTCGAAGGCCTGCAATGGCTGGGCATGAACTGGGATGAAGGCCCGTTCTACCAGTCCAAGCGCAATGAGTTTTACAAGCAAGCGATCCAAACCCTGCTCGACAAGGGCTTGGCCTACCGCTGCTACACCACCCCGGAAGAACTGGAGCAACTGCGCGAGGGCCAAAAAGCCCGCAACGAAGCGCCCCGATACGACAACCGCCACCGCAACCTGACCCCCGAGCAGGAAGCCGCCTTCATCGCCGAAGGTCGCCAGCCGGTGATCCGCTTCAAAATTGACGACAAGCGGACGATCGCTTGGAACGATCGAGTGCGCGGCACAGTCACATGGAAAGGCTTTGACCTGGGTGGCGACATGGTGGTCGCCCGCGCGGCCGGCATCGATGATGTGGGCCAACCGCTCTACAATCTGGCCGTGGTGGTTGATGACATTGATATGCAAATCACCCACGTGATCCGGGGTGAAGACCACATCGCCAACACCGCCAAGCAAATTTTGCTCTACGAAGCCCTGGGCGCAACGGTTCCCGAATTTGCCCACACGCCGCTGATCCTGAACCGGGAAGGGCGCAAGCTCTCGAAGCGGGACGGGGCCACGTCGGTGTCGGAATTCCGCAACATGGGCTATCTATCCGAGGCGATCGCCAACTACATGACCCTGCTGGGCTGGGCCCCGCCGGAGGGGATGGACGAGGTGTTTTCGCTGGAGCAAGCGGCCGCCCAATTTGAGATTGATCGCGTGAACAAGGCGGGCGCGAAGTTCGATTGGGACAAGCTGAACTGGCTGAACGCCCAATATCTGCACAAGATGCCGCCAGCCGAGCTGCTCGATCGCCTGATTCCCTACTGGCAAGGTGCGGGCTACAGCTTCGACCCCGTAGCCGATCGCCCCTGGCTGGAGGCTTTGGCGGGTCTGCTGGCCACGGCGATCGTCCGGTTGGATCAAGCGCCTGAGGCGGCCAAGCTGTTCTTTAGCGAAACGGTGGACTACACCGACGAAGCTAAGGCCCAACTGGCCCAGGCCGGCGGCGCGGAGATTTTGGCGGCGCTGGCGGCCGGCTTGACCGACCAGCCCTTGGATCACGACGCGGCCATGGCACTGATTAATCAGGTGGTGAAGTCCACGGGTACGAAAAAGGGCCAGGTGATGCGCACCCTGCGGGCCACCTTGATGGGGGCAATGCAGGGGCCGGAGATGGTTCCCACTTGGCAGATCCTGAACCAACGCGGGTTTGATCGCGCCCGGATTGCGGCGGGCCAGGCGATCGCCCAAGGGTAG
- a CDS encoding Uma2 family endonuclease, whose protein sequence is MTQVCTPIEPAIQLIQPEPPQSIALSQPYRFTVTEYQRIYEAGALAPDARTELIEGIIVKMSPIGFRHQSCVSQLAEVFFDLLRKRATLNVQCSLQLTDSQPQPDLAILRRDPKFYRTGHPQTSDVLLLIEVADSTLKSDREVKGPLYARSGIGEFWLVDLEHKKLEVYRDPSPEGYQTKFTLTAADRAACLAFPDESIALSDLFGNPAESSA, encoded by the coding sequence ATGACCCAAGTTTGCACGCCCATCGAACCGGCAATTCAACTCATTCAGCCAGAACCACCCCAGTCGATCGCCCTTAGTCAGCCCTATCGTTTCACGGTGACGGAATACCAGCGAATTTATGAGGCCGGTGCGCTCGCGCCGGACGCTCGCACGGAACTCATTGAAGGAATCATTGTCAAAATGTCGCCCATTGGATTTCGTCACCAATCCTGTGTCAGTCAACTAGCTGAGGTGTTTTTTGATCTATTGCGAAAACGGGCCACGCTCAATGTCCAATGTTCTTTGCAACTGACGGATTCACAGCCTCAGCCGGACTTGGCTATTCTGCGACGCGACCCGAAATTTTATAGAACTGGTCACCCCCAGACTAGCGATGTATTACTGCTGATTGAAGTGGCGGATAGCACGCTGAAATCTGATCGCGAGGTCAAAGGGCCACTCTACGCGCGATCGGGGATTGGCGAGTTTTGGCTAGTGGATTTGGAGCACAAAAAACTCGAGGTTTATCGTGATCCCAGTCCCGAGGGCTATCAAACCAAATTCACCCTCACCGCTGCCGATCGCGCCGCTTGCTTAGCCTTTCCCGACGAATCGATCGCCCTGTCAGACCTTTTTGGAAACCCAGCAGAATCATCCGCATAA
- a CDS encoding energy-coupling factor ABC transporter ATP-binding protein produces MTLFSKCELDRAEVSAAVLVQDLQFAYPQQPPVLQGISFALEPGDRVALLGPTGCGKSTLLEQLIGLKQPSRGAVWIGGTRVEPRTLPTIRRRLGFCFQDANDQLFMPTILEDVMFGPLNYGIPIAQAKNQARELLARFDLLAFEGRSAHELSGGQRRLAALAAVLALEPAILVLDEPTTGLDPRWRRSLAQVLETLPIQSLIVASHDLQWIGKTTHRALILSHGRIREDRPTAELLGDRALLESYDLPLDY; encoded by the coding sequence ATGACCCTTTTTTCTAAATGCGAGCTTGATCGCGCTGAAGTGTCGGCCGCCGTTTTGGTGCAAGATTTGCAATTTGCCTATCCCCAACAGCCGCCGGTTTTGCAGGGAATTTCCTTTGCTTTGGAGCCGGGCGATCGGGTGGCCCTGTTGGGGCCCACCGGTTGTGGCAAAAGCACCCTCTTGGAGCAACTGATTGGCCTGAAGCAACCGAGCCGAGGCGCTGTGTGGATTGGGGGAACCCGGGTGGAGCCGCGCACCTTGCCCACCATTCGCCGCCGCTTGGGCTTTTGTTTCCAGGATGCCAACGACCAATTGTTTATGCCGACCATCTTGGAAGATGTGATGTTTGGGCCGCTGAACTATGGCATCCCGATCGCCCAGGCCAAAAACCAAGCCAGGGAACTCCTAGCCCGTTTTGATCTGTTGGCCTTTGAGGGGCGATCGGCCCATGAACTTTCGGGGGGGCAGCGGCGGTTGGCGGCCTTGGCGGCCGTGCTGGCCCTGGAGCCGGCCATTTTGGTGTTGGATGAACCAACCACGGGCCTCGATCCTCGGTGGCGACGATCGCTCGCTCAGGTTTTGGAAACCTTACCCATTCAATCGCTGATTGTGGCTTCCCATGATTTGCAATGGATTGGCAAAACCACCCATCGAGCCTTGATTTTGTCCCATGGGCGGATCCGAGAAGATCGACCCACGGCGGAATTATTGGGCGATCGGGCGCTGTTGGAATCCTACGATTTACCGCTGGATTATTAG
- a CDS encoding CbiQ family ECF transporter T component, with amino-acid sequence MVVLRLRLALIWVLGAACLRVGAWAPLAVYGSLAIAWVCWLRVPARSLLGLLGAELVFLSLAALPHGWERASFLMARSLVCLLLMNGVLLTLPPHSLAIALKSLPLPAALRETALLAGQYLEIVIDEVQRMQRAAACRGLSGPGSWLRYVSAATIGSLYLRSLDRAERVYAAMVVRGYGGALPLLHPSPPHHRWWLWGAAVGAAGLAIGSYGFA; translated from the coding sequence CTGGTGGTGTTGCGGTTGCGGTTGGCTCTGATTTGGGTATTGGGGGCTGCTTGCTTGCGGGTGGGTGCTTGGGCCCCGTTGGCGGTCTATGGCAGTTTGGCGATCGCCTGGGTTTGCTGGTTGCGGGTTCCGGCGCGATCGCTCCTGGGCCTGTTGGGGGCGGAACTGGTGTTTCTGAGCCTGGCGGCCTTGCCCCACGGTTGGGAACGGGCCAGCTTCCTGATGGCGCGATCGCTGGTTTGCCTGTTGCTGATGAATGGGGTGCTGTTGACCCTGCCGCCCCATAGTTTGGCGATCGCCTTGAAAAGTTTGCCGCTGCCGGCCGCTTTGCGAGAAACGGCTCTGTTGGCGGGGCAATACCTGGAAATTGTGATCGACGAGGTGCAACGGATGCAGCGGGCGGCCGCCTGTCGGGGGCTGTCGGGGCCGGGCAGTTGGTTGCGCTATGTCAGCGCCGCCACCATCGGCTCTCTGTATTTGCGCAGTCTCGATCGCGCTGAGCGGGTCTACGCGGCCATGGTGGTTCGGGGCTATGGGGGAGCCTTGCCCCTATTGCACCCCAGCCCGCCACACCATCGATGGTGGTTGTGGGGGGCGGCGGTGGGGGCTGCTGGTCTGGCGATTGGCTCCTACGGTTTCGCGTAG